In one window of Pseudomonas sp. IAC-BECa141 DNA:
- a CDS encoding c-type cytochrome: MRAIRLTLLLALAMTLPGCGEDPKPPASTNNAIPKDPALAQIYANSCQLCHANPAANAPLTGDRQAWEPRIQQGADTLLDHAINGYNGMPPMGQCVECSEEQFLQLIGFMADQPLPQ; encoded by the coding sequence ATGCGGGCAATCCGACTCACATTATTACTGGCATTGGCCATGACGCTGCCTGGCTGTGGCGAAGACCCCAAGCCCCCGGCCAGCACCAACAACGCCATTCCCAAAGACCCGGCGCTGGCGCAGATCTACGCCAACAGCTGCCAGCTCTGCCACGCCAACCCTGCCGCGAATGCGCCGTTGACCGGTGACCGCCAGGCCTGGGAACCGCGCATCCAGCAGGGCGCCGATACGCTGCTCGACCACGCCATCAACGGCTACAACGGCATGCCGCCGATGGGCCAGTGCGTCGAGTGCTCGGAAGAACAATTCCTTCAGTTGATCGGCTTCATGGCCGATCAGCCGCTCCCACAATAA
- a CDS encoding DMT family transporter, producing MDKTIRRGSFEMTAAMLISGTIGWFVLVSGQPVLDVVFWRCVFGAGTLLLICAAFGFLRSGILTRATFLLAVLSGGAIVGNWVLLFASYSRASIAIGTAVYNVQPFMLVGLAALFLGEKITLQKLFWLAISFMGMLAIVSAHGGQGEGGSDYLTGIALALGAAFLYAIAALIIKRLSGTPPHLIALIQVCTGVLLLAPFAHFSAMPEAPSAWASLVTLGIVHTGLMYVLLYGAIQKLPTALTGALSFIYPIAAIFVDWFAFGHQLQTLQWIGVAAILLAAAGMQQGWGLKARRLAAQ from the coding sequence ATGGACAAAACAATCCGTCGCGGCTCATTCGAAATGACCGCCGCCATGCTGATATCCGGGACGATCGGCTGGTTCGTGCTGGTGTCCGGGCAACCGGTGCTGGACGTGGTGTTCTGGCGCTGCGTGTTCGGCGCCGGGACTTTGTTGCTGATCTGCGCCGCTTTCGGCTTCCTGCGGTCAGGCATTCTGACCCGCGCCACATTCCTGCTTGCTGTGCTCAGTGGGGGGGCGATTGTCGGTAACTGGGTATTGCTGTTCGCTTCTTATTCACGGGCTTCGATTGCCATCGGTACGGCGGTGTACAACGTGCAGCCGTTCATGCTGGTGGGGCTGGCGGCGCTGTTTCTCGGCGAAAAGATCACCCTGCAGAAGCTGTTCTGGCTGGCGATTTCCTTCATGGGGATGCTGGCCATCGTCAGTGCCCACGGCGGGCAGGGCGAGGGCGGCAGTGATTACCTGACGGGGATCGCACTGGCGCTGGGGGCGGCGTTTCTGTACGCCATCGCTGCGTTGATCATCAAGCGCTTGAGCGGCACGCCGCCGCATCTGATTGCGCTGATCCAGGTCTGCACTGGTGTGTTGCTGCTCGCGCCGTTCGCCCATTTCTCGGCAATGCCCGAGGCACCAAGCGCTTGGGCCAGTCTGGTGACGCTGGGCATTGTCCATACCGGCCTGATGTACGTTCTGCTCTACGGTGCGATCCAGAAATTACCCACCGCATTGACCGGCGCGCTGTCGTTCATCTACCCGATCGCGGCGATTTTCGTCGACTGGTTTGCTTTCGGTCATCAACTGCAAACCCTGCAATGGATCGGCGTGGCGGCGATCCTGTTGGCCGCTGCCGGCATGCAACAGGGCTGGGGCCTGAAGGCGCGGCGCCTGGCCGCGCAGTAA
- a CDS encoding NADP-dependent glyceraldehyde-3-phosphate dehydrogenase, with amino-acid sequence MTTANILGNLFPSVSDIPEKYRLDGQVEQREYLVDGQLRRWDGPLATVRSPVYLHGDNGDEQVILGSTPLLDADTALTALDAAVRAYDRGQGLWPTLRVAERIQHVEAFLGRMRQQRDAVVKLLMWEIGKNLKDSEKEFDRTCDYIVDTINALKELDRRSSRFELEQDTLGQIRRVPLGVALCMGPYNYPLNETFTTLIPALIMGNTVVFKPAKLGVLLIRPLLEAFRDSFPTGVINVIYGSGRETVSALMASGKIDIFAFIGTNKAASDLKKLHPKPHRLRAALGLDAKNPGIVLPEVDLDNAVSEAVTGSLSFNGQRCTALKILFVHEDVVESFIEKFNAKLASLKPGMPWDSGVSLTPLPESGKVDYLHGLMADAQSKGAQVVNPNGGEARASFFYPAVLYPVTPQMRVYQEEQFGPVVPIVPYRHLDTVIDYVLESDFGQQLSIFGTNPVAVGRLVDTFANQVGRINLNAQCQRGPDTYPFNGRKNSAEGTLSVHDALRVFSIRTLVATKFQEPNKDLISEIIRGRDSNFIATDYIF; translated from the coding sequence ATGACCACAGCAAACATCCTTGGCAACCTGTTCCCTTCTGTCAGCGACATCCCGGAAAAATACCGCCTCGACGGTCAGGTCGAACAACGCGAATACCTGGTCGATGGCCAGTTGCGCCGCTGGGACGGCCCACTCGCCACCGTGCGCAGCCCGGTCTATCTGCACGGCGATAACGGCGACGAACAAGTGATCCTCGGCAGCACGCCGCTGCTGGACGCCGACACCGCCCTCACCGCCCTCGACGCCGCCGTGCGCGCCTACGACCGGGGCCAGGGCCTGTGGCCGACCCTGCGCGTGGCCGAACGCATCCAGCACGTCGAGGCCTTCCTCGGGCGCATGCGCCAACAGCGCGATGCCGTGGTGAAACTGCTGATGTGGGAAATCGGCAAAAACCTCAAGGACTCGGAAAAAGAGTTCGACCGCACCTGCGACTATATCGTCGACACCATCAATGCACTGAAAGAGCTCGACCGCCGCTCCAGCCGCTTCGAGCTGGAACAGGACACCCTCGGCCAGATCCGCCGCGTCCCGCTTGGCGTGGCGCTGTGCATGGGCCCCTACAACTATCCGCTGAACGAGACCTTCACCACGCTGATTCCGGCGCTGATCATGGGCAACACCGTGGTGTTCAAACCGGCCAAGCTCGGCGTGCTGCTGATCCGCCCATTGCTTGAAGCCTTCCGCGACAGCTTCCCGACCGGCGTGATCAACGTGATTTACGGCAGCGGCCGTGAGACCGTCAGTGCGCTGATGGCCAGCGGCAAGATCGACATCTTCGCCTTCATCGGCACCAACAAGGCCGCCAGCGACCTGAAAAAACTGCACCCGAAACCACACCGTTTGCGCGCCGCGCTGGGGCTGGATGCGAAGAACCCCGGCATCGTTCTGCCCGAGGTGGATCTGGACAATGCCGTCAGCGAAGCGGTTACCGGCTCTCTGTCGTTCAACGGCCAGCGCTGCACCGCGTTGAAAATCCTGTTCGTGCACGAAGACGTGGTCGAAAGCTTCATCGAGAAATTCAACGCCAAACTCGCCAGCCTCAAACCGGGCATGCCGTGGGACAGCGGGGTTTCGCTGACGCCGCTGCCGGAGTCGGGCAAGGTCGATTATCTGCATGGGCTGATGGCTGACGCGCAAAGCAAAGGCGCCCAGGTGGTCAACCCGAACGGTGGCGAAGCGCGGGCCTCGTTCTTCTATCCGGCGGTGCTGTACCCGGTGACGCCGCAGATGCGTGTGTATCAGGAAGAGCAATTCGGCCCGGTGGTGCCGATCGTGCCGTACCGTCACCTCGACACCGTCATCGACTACGTCCTGGAGTCGGACTTCGGCCAGCAACTGAGCATCTTCGGCACCAACCCGGTGGCGGTCGGTCGACTGGTCGACACCTTTGCCAACCAGGTCGGCCGGATCAATCTCAACGCCCAGTGCCAGCGCGGTCCGGACACTTACCCGTTCAACGGGCGCAAGAACTCCGCCGAGGGCACGCTGTCGGTACACGATGCACTGCGGGTGTTTTCGATCCGTACGCTGGTGGCAACCAAGTTCCAGGAACCCAACAAGGATCTGATCAGCGAAATCATTCGCGGGCGCGATTCGAACTTCATCGCCACCGACTACATCTTCTGA
- a CDS encoding D-arabinono-1,4-lactone oxidase, which yields MASNPALGQLMRAPRLIPWRNWSGGQSCLPAARVAPKNLDELTTIIQQATGKIRPVGSAHSFSALVPTDGTLLSLSYFNGLLDHDPKTLQAEFAAGTPMSRMGVPLKDVGQALQNMADIDYQTLAGAISTSTHGTGKTFQSYSAHVCGMQLVTASGELLDCDRQHHPEVFNAARVSLGALGVATKIRLQNRPAYRLRERQWIARTEELLEDIDKNTRENQHWEMLVVTHSDYALSIALNETTDPPTPPIPPEEEGGNEFVTLIEKIDKYGSDFPGLRSSLLNSLRHLASFDDRVGDSFDIYANVRTVRFNEMEYSVPAEHGPACLREILKLIRDKDLRTWFPIEYRYVKADDIPLSMFEGRDSCSISVHQHYQMDHHNFFAAIEPIFWKYNGRPHWGKLHTLNARTLQTLYPRWQEFIQVRQALDPSGKFLNGHLSSILGVS from the coding sequence CTGGCTTCCAATCCGGCGCTGGGCCAGTTGATGCGCGCGCCACGGCTGATTCCCTGGCGCAACTGGTCGGGCGGCCAGAGCTGCCTGCCGGCGGCGCGGGTGGCGCCGAAGAATCTGGATGAACTGACGACGATCATTCAGCAGGCAACTGGCAAGATCCGCCCGGTCGGCTCGGCGCATTCCTTCAGCGCGCTGGTGCCAACCGACGGTACGCTGTTGTCGCTCAGCTACTTCAACGGCCTGCTCGATCACGACCCGAAAACCCTGCAAGCCGAATTCGCCGCCGGCACGCCGATGTCGCGCATGGGCGTACCGCTCAAGGACGTCGGTCAGGCCCTGCAAAACATGGCCGACATCGATTACCAGACCCTGGCCGGGGCCATTTCCACCTCGACTCACGGCACCGGCAAAACCTTCCAGTCCTATTCCGCACACGTCTGCGGGATGCAACTGGTAACCGCCAGCGGCGAGTTGCTGGATTGCGACCGCCAGCATCACCCCGAGGTATTCAACGCCGCCCGTGTATCCCTGGGCGCGCTGGGCGTAGCGACCAAAATCCGCCTGCAAAACCGCCCGGCCTATCGCCTGCGCGAGCGACAGTGGATCGCCAGGACCGAAGAGTTGCTGGAAGACATCGACAAGAACACCCGCGAAAACCAGCACTGGGAAATGCTCGTCGTCACCCATTCCGACTACGCCTTGTCGATCGCCCTCAACGAAACCACCGACCCGCCCACGCCGCCGATCCCGCCTGAAGAGGAGGGCGGCAACGAGTTCGTGACCCTGATCGAGAAGATCGACAAGTACGGCAGCGATTTCCCGGGCTTGCGCAGCTCGCTGCTCAACAGCCTGCGGCATCTGGCGAGCTTTGATGACCGGGTTGGTGACTCGTTCGACATCTACGCCAACGTGCGCACCGTGCGCTTCAATGAAATGGAATATTCGGTGCCCGCTGAACATGGCCCGGCGTGTCTGCGGGAGATTCTCAAGCTGATCCGCGACAAGGACCTGCGCACCTGGTTTCCCATCGAGTACCGCTACGTCAAGGCCGACGACATTCCGCTGAGCATGTTCGAGGGCCGCGACAGCTGCTCGATCTCGGTCCACCAGCATTACCAGATGGACCACCATAACTTCTTCGCCGCGATCGAGCCGATCTTCTGGAAGTACAACGGCCGGCCGCACTGGGGCAAATTGCACACGCTCAACGCCCGCACGTTGCAAACGCTCTATCCGCGCTGGCAGGAATTCATTCAGGTACGCCAGGCGCTGGACCCGAGCGGCAAGTTTCTCAACGGGCATCTGTCGTCGATTCTGGGGGTGAGCTGA
- a CDS encoding tail fiber assembly protein, protein MPYAITSTGWRSIQEDWPLAEGERFSEELPQWLIQLAEQQRIESAVKTVLDSLLDEASKIIQPLQDDYDVGEITEDGLSNLKAWKKYRSALSKTSERSDWPSTTDWPAPPLT, encoded by the coding sequence ATGCCTTATGCAATTACCAGTACGGGCTGGAGAAGCATCCAAGAGGACTGGCCTCTCGCTGAGGGAGAACGCTTTTCCGAAGAACTACCACAATGGCTGATCCAGCTGGCCGAGCAGCAGCGAATCGAATCGGCCGTAAAAACTGTTCTCGACTCCCTGCTCGATGAGGCCAGCAAGATTATTCAGCCGCTTCAGGATGACTATGACGTGGGTGAAATCACAGAAGACGGTTTGTCGAATTTGAAGGCTTGGAAAAAGTATCGGAGCGCTTTGAGCAAAACATCAGAGCGTTCGGACTGGCCAAGCACAACAGATTGGCCAGCGCCGCCACTAACTTAG
- a CDS encoding glycoside hydrolase family 19 protein: MPITQQQLLQILPNAGAKAGVFAPVLNTAMQCFQIVGAKRVAAFIAQTGHESGQLRWVREIWGPTDAQRGYEGRKDLGNTVAGDGRKFCGRGLIQITGRANYAACGEALRLDLINQPELLELPQHATMSAAWWWATHGLNTLADAGDNANIGSIINTGRRGRNPNGAAERQAFYEKALQVLA, from the coding sequence ATGCCCATTACTCAGCAGCAGTTGCTGCAGATCCTCCCAAACGCCGGCGCCAAAGCCGGCGTTTTTGCACCCGTCCTCAACACTGCGATGCAGTGCTTCCAGATCGTCGGTGCCAAGCGTGTTGCCGCGTTCATTGCCCAGACCGGTCATGAATCCGGCCAGTTGCGCTGGGTGCGCGAAATCTGGGGGCCGACGGATGCCCAGCGTGGCTACGAGGGCCGCAAAGACCTGGGCAACACCGTGGCAGGTGATGGCAGGAAGTTCTGCGGCCGTGGCCTGATCCAGATCACCGGCCGGGCGAACTATGCCGCGTGCGGCGAGGCGCTGCGCCTGGACCTGATCAATCAGCCGGAGCTGCTGGAGCTGCCGCAGCACGCCACGATGTCGGCTGCATGGTGGTGGGCTACGCATGGGCTGAACACGCTGGCCGATGCCGGTGACAACGCCAACATCGGCAGCATCATCAACACCGGTCGGCGCGGGCGCAATCCGAATGGCGCCGCTGAGCGCCAAGCTTTCTATGAGAAGGCTTTGCAGGTGTTGGCGTGA
- a CDS encoding YceK/YidQ family lipoprotein — MKIQAMMLAALMLAGCGTVQTVAFSDKHSTEQLKANKSYCGAVPRIYSGVTYDFCLLHAEKPDDVDAFNYKNATPGLLVDAAVSGVLDTLLLPYTIYKQQADGSIVIN, encoded by the coding sequence ATGAAAATTCAGGCAATGATGCTGGCGGCGTTGATGCTGGCTGGGTGCGGGACGGTGCAGACCGTAGCATTCAGTGACAAGCATTCCACCGAGCAGTTGAAGGCTAACAAATCCTACTGCGGCGCCGTACCGCGCATCTACAGTGGCGTGACGTACGACTTCTGCCTGCTGCACGCCGAAAAGCCGGATGACGTCGATGCGTTCAACTACAAGAACGCGACGCCGGGCCTGCTGGTCGATGCGGCCGTGTCGGGAGTGCTCGATACATTGCTGTTGCCCTACACGATCTACAAGCAACAGGCCGATGGCAGCATCGTGATCAATTGA
- a CDS encoding FUSC family protein, with translation MLRRILRPLLDPYRRYRHARTIHAVRVALGLLATILLTTGINLPHGEWASVTMLVVIGGLQHHGNIGKKAAERATGTLIGAGVGLLLVAQHAWLGMPWLTYFAMAVVCGFFSYHAIGKGGYTALLSAITVFIVAGHGDNPITDGLWRGVDILIGIALALAFSFALPLYAVYSWRYNLADALRDCATVYGRIIGGQPVTADEHLKLMSRLNAVMVQLRSLMPSVSKEVKVSMTELDAIQRNLRMCISTLEILGNIRPDANDPDAMAHLQAALKAEHRHIRVQLIGMARALKTGASRRLGRPVELPDASLDTPVYSPLDGYRLLTRQLAANISEMRQRLAKTAPRWNI, from the coding sequence CTGTTGCGGCGGATCCTGCGGCCATTGCTTGATCCGTATCGACGCTATCGCCATGCACGAACCATTCACGCGGTGCGGGTCGCACTGGGGTTGTTGGCGACGATCCTGCTGACCACCGGCATCAATCTGCCCCACGGCGAATGGGCGTCGGTGACCATGCTGGTGGTAATCGGCGGCTTGCAACACCACGGCAACATCGGCAAGAAAGCCGCCGAACGCGCTACCGGCACCTTGATCGGCGCCGGCGTCGGCCTGTTATTGGTGGCGCAGCATGCGTGGCTGGGCATGCCGTGGCTGACCTATTTTGCAATGGCGGTGGTGTGCGGATTCTTTTCGTATCACGCCATCGGCAAGGGCGGTTACACCGCCCTGCTCTCGGCCATCACCGTTTTCATCGTCGCCGGGCATGGCGACAACCCGATCACCGACGGGCTGTGGCGCGGGGTCGATATCCTGATCGGTATCGCCCTGGCCCTGGCCTTTTCTTTCGCCCTGCCGCTGTACGCGGTGTACTCGTGGCGCTACAACCTGGCCGATGCGTTGCGTGATTGCGCCACGGTGTACGGGCGGATCATCGGTGGCCAACCGGTGACGGCCGACGAACACTTGAAGCTGATGAGCCGGCTCAACGCGGTGATGGTGCAACTGCGTTCGCTGATGCCGTCGGTGTCCAAGGAAGTCAAAGTCTCGATGACCGAACTGGACGCGATCCAGCGTAACCTGCGCATGTGCATCAGCACTCTGGAAATCCTTGGCAACATCCGCCCGGACGCCAACGATCCCGACGCCATGGCGCACCTGCAAGCGGCGCTCAAGGCCGAGCACCGGCACATTCGCGTGCAATTGATCGGCATGGCCCGGGCGTTGAAAACCGGTGCATCCCGGCGGTTGGGACGCCCGGTGGAATTGCCGGACGCCAGCCTCGACACGCCGGTCTACAGCCCGCTGGACGGTTACCGTCTGTTGACCCGGCAACTGGCAGCCAACATCAGCGAGATGCGCCAGCGTCTGGCGAAGACTGCGCCGCGTTGGAATATCTGA
- a CDS encoding Bax inhibitor-1/YccA family protein, translating into MREQDYAVHNSVQAEQLEVSRVLRNTYGLLALTLAFSGVMAFVAQQMRVGYPNIFVVLIGFYGLFFLTNKLRDSAWGLVSAFALTGFMGFLLGPILNRYLGMQGGAEVVSSAFAMTALVFGGLSAYVLITRKDMSFLGGFITAGFFVLLGATLASMFFQISGLQLAISAGFVLFSSVCILFQTSAIIHGGERNYIMATISLYVSIYNLFVSLLQIFGIMSRDD; encoded by the coding sequence ATGCGCGAACAGGATTACGCAGTTCACAACAGCGTGCAGGCTGAGCAGCTAGAGGTTAGCCGCGTCCTGCGCAACACTTACGGTCTACTGGCGCTCACCCTCGCATTCAGCGGTGTGATGGCGTTCGTAGCCCAGCAGATGCGGGTCGGCTACCCGAACATTTTCGTGGTGCTGATCGGTTTCTACGGGCTGTTCTTCCTCACCAACAAGCTTCGTGATTCCGCCTGGGGCCTGGTGTCGGCGTTTGCCCTGACCGGCTTCATGGGTTTCCTGCTCGGCCCGATCCTCAACCGTTACCTGGGCATGCAGGGTGGCGCTGAAGTCGTAAGCTCCGCGTTCGCGATGACCGCACTGGTGTTTGGTGGTCTGTCGGCCTACGTGCTGATCACCCGCAAGGACATGAGCTTCCTCGGTGGTTTCATCACCGCCGGTTTCTTCGTCCTGCTGGGCGCGACGCTGGCGAGCATGTTCTTCCAGATCAGCGGTCTGCAACTGGCGATCAGCGCAGGTTTCGTACTGTTCTCGTCGGTCTGCATCCTGTTCCAGACCAGCGCCATCATCCATGGCGGCGAGCGCAACTACATCATGGCGACCATCAGCCTGTATGTATCGATCTACAACCTGTTCGTCAGCCTGTTGCAGATCTTCGGCATCATGAGCCGCGACGACTGA
- a CDS encoding SOS response-associated peptidase family protein: MCGRLSQYSGIHDFVAVLSMPNALINSTGEQPLERYNAAPTAQLALFHQEGQFLHADMVRWGWRPHWAKDRAAPINARVEKVAHDPFFRAIWPHRAIIAINNWFEWVDEGGPKKQPYLIRHRDQSPILCAAIGQYPNDEHDPGEHDGFVIITADSAGGMVDTHDRRPVALSPELTREWLDPATPKERAEQLVLHQGEPTEVFEWFKVDRAVGNVRNQGPQLIEPVE, from the coding sequence ATGTGCGGACGACTCTCCCAATACAGCGGCATTCATGACTTCGTGGCAGTGCTCAGCATGCCAAACGCCCTGATCAACTCAACCGGCGAGCAGCCCCTCGAGCGGTACAACGCCGCGCCGACCGCCCAGCTTGCCCTCTTCCATCAGGAAGGTCAGTTCCTGCACGCCGACATGGTTCGTTGGGGATGGCGCCCGCACTGGGCCAAGGATCGCGCCGCACCGATCAACGCCAGGGTCGAGAAAGTCGCCCACGATCCATTCTTCCGCGCCATCTGGCCGCACCGGGCAATCATCGCGATCAACAACTGGTTCGAGTGGGTTGACGAAGGTGGCCCGAAGAAGCAGCCGTACCTGATCCGGCACCGGGACCAGTCGCCGATCCTCTGCGCCGCGATCGGCCAGTATCCGAACGATGAGCATGATCCAGGCGAGCATGACGGCTTTGTCATCATCACCGCTGACAGTGCTGGTGGCATGGTCGACACCCACGACCGGCGGCCTGTCGCCCTATCGCCGGAGCTGACCAGAGAATGGTTGGATCCGGCCACACCGAAAGAGCGAGCCGAGCAACTGGTGCTGCATCAAGGCGAGCCGACAGAAGTATTTGAATGGTTCAAAGTTGACCGGGCGGTGGGAAACGTTCGAAACCAGGGTCCGCAACTGATTGAGCCAGTCGAGTGA
- a CDS encoding acyltransferase family protein, translated as MKTTSEKNADIQILRAIAILLVIAQHIRSRLPTPQAYHEIFDHVTFWPGVDIFFAISGFLICKTFFRDMQTSQTKTSAIKSFWIRRVARLLPAVVFWGVTSIAISFYTSSYPNTNPSLVAKSALTGILGVSNIYWASCVQFALECGSADYNAVTWSLSLEWQLYALSTLLFVATGFRKGIIILAAISIIMSFLPSPSFSFPWVFRPQAFVIGALIFLIGTEKSKALNPSANIALLFTGLLICLLSPINIPQPFTVPAISVGAGLCLYSTLGGSSIPPLIGGFFSWIGERSYSIYLCHLPMILFSREILNTLSLTAPSNINFFIGIVIATALIAFMSEASYKFIELPFQRKLSNRRPEINLATQQTTTPQL; from the coding sequence TTGAAAACAACCAGCGAAAAAAATGCTGACATACAGATATTGAGAGCTATTGCAATACTACTAGTTATTGCTCAGCATATAAGATCAAGACTACCAACACCTCAAGCGTATCACGAAATATTTGATCACGTAACGTTTTGGCCGGGGGTTGATATCTTTTTTGCGATATCTGGATTTCTTATTTGCAAAACATTTTTCAGAGATATGCAGACATCCCAAACAAAAACCTCTGCTATTAAGTCATTTTGGATCCGAAGAGTTGCTAGATTATTACCTGCCGTGGTTTTTTGGGGAGTGACATCAATTGCAATTTCTTTTTATACTTCTAGCTATCCTAATACAAATCCGTCCCTAGTAGCAAAAAGTGCGTTGACTGGAATACTTGGCGTATCGAATATCTACTGGGCGTCTTGTGTGCAATTTGCACTCGAGTGCGGTAGCGCAGATTATAACGCTGTCACTTGGTCCCTGTCCCTTGAATGGCAGCTATACGCATTATCGACATTGTTATTTGTGGCTACCGGATTCAGAAAAGGCATTATCATACTCGCGGCAATATCGATAATCATGTCCTTCCTACCATCCCCAAGCTTTTCGTTCCCGTGGGTGTTTAGACCGCAGGCTTTTGTGATCGGAGCGTTGATTTTCTTAATCGGCACTGAAAAATCAAAAGCATTAAATCCCTCAGCAAACATTGCACTTCTTTTCACAGGATTATTAATCTGCTTGCTCTCTCCGATTAACATACCGCAACCTTTTACTGTTCCAGCGATTTCAGTTGGAGCCGGGTTATGCTTGTATTCCACGCTAGGTGGCTCTTCAATTCCACCCCTCATTGGCGGATTCTTCTCTTGGATCGGAGAGCGGTCGTATTCAATTTACCTGTGCCATCTACCTATGATACTTTTTAGTAGGGAAATTTTAAACACTTTAAGCTTGACAGCCCCTTCAAATATTAATTTCTTTATTGGCATAGTCATCGCAACAGCCTTGATCGCATTCATGTCTGAAGCCTCTTACAAATTCATCGAGCTCCCATTTCAAAGAAAACTTTCAAATAGACGGCCAGAGATAAATTTGGCCACCCAACAAACAACAACACCTCAATTATAG
- a CDS encoding phage tail protein, with protein sequence MPWYKTGTVSVVQNSNAVIGTGTAFIANARVGDAFRGPDGGWYEVTNIASDTALSIAPPYLGGTNAAGAYALAPMQGYVKDSADALRALVNQFGGVMAVLGQTPTQSGVRASLNLTNTDGLPEGMTNKYMSATGVRAITLTGLDLTTITSVVSTDSILSAVGKLQAQVNAGVSPGYIDGLNPIWNSATSITVDSGTAYIPGSTKALRVSAPLTLSGLSLTANTWYYLYLFETTGVATIELVTTAPSAPYFGTARTKTGDSSRRFIAAVRCGASGLRPFLLSGGALIYTEDASTTLALSGGTATSATSVSCSSFIPPTTQRCILTLYGPPSGGTLIVGYANTIEILSCPAGTRYQADTLCSVVQTVNYRHVTAVTGGSSIGVRGYGLER encoded by the coding sequence ATGCCCTGGTACAAAACCGGGACGGTTTCTGTCGTCCAAAATTCCAATGCGGTGATCGGTACGGGAACTGCATTTATTGCCAATGCGCGGGTCGGCGATGCATTCCGCGGGCCCGACGGTGGCTGGTACGAAGTGACCAACATTGCCAGTGATACTGCGCTGTCGATCGCTCCGCCATATCTGGGGGGAACCAATGCTGCCGGCGCCTATGCTCTGGCCCCAATGCAGGGTTACGTCAAGGACTCCGCCGATGCGCTGCGAGCGCTGGTGAATCAGTTCGGCGGCGTCATGGCCGTTCTGGGACAGACCCCAACTCAGTCGGGGGTTCGCGCATCTCTCAACCTGACGAACACGGATGGTCTCCCGGAAGGGATGACCAATAAATACATGAGCGCCACCGGTGTCCGTGCAATTACCCTGACAGGCCTTGATCTCACGACCATCACATCGGTTGTTTCAACTGACTCGATTCTCAGCGCTGTCGGAAAACTTCAGGCGCAAGTGAATGCCGGTGTTAGTCCGGGTTACATCGACGGCCTGAATCCAATCTGGAATTCTGCGACCTCTATCACCGTCGACTCTGGAACCGCGTACATTCCGGGATCGACTAAAGCGCTGAGGGTTTCAGCGCCTTTGACGCTTTCCGGCCTCTCGCTAACAGCCAACACCTGGTACTACCTGTACCTGTTCGAAACTACTGGAGTCGCGACAATTGAGCTGGTGACAACTGCTCCATCTGCACCTTATTTCGGCACAGCCAGAACAAAGACCGGTGACTCCAGTAGGCGCTTCATTGCTGCCGTACGGTGCGGTGCGAGCGGCTTGCGGCCATTTCTGTTATCAGGTGGTGCGCTGATCTACACCGAGGACGCATCAACAACCCTGGCCTTGTCGGGCGGGACAGCTACCTCGGCCACATCTGTAAGCTGCTCATCCTTTATTCCACCGACAACACAAAGATGCATTTTGACGCTCTATGGTCCGCCGAGTGGTGGGACGCTGATCGTCGGTTATGCCAACACAATCGAAATACTTTCGTGTCCCGCCGGGACTCGATATCAGGCTGATACTTTGTGTAGCGTCGTTCAGACGGTTAACTACAGGCACGTTACTGCCGTTACGGGTGGTAGCTCGATTGGTGTGCGCGGTTACGGACTGGAGCGATAA
- a CDS encoding Lrp/AsnC family transcriptional regulator — translation MTDDIDQILIGALMEDSRRSLKALAQISGLSSPSVAERLRRLEERGVLKGYTVEIDPKCFGYQLQAIVRVRPLPGQLQEVERQILSIPEFTECDKVTGEDCFIARLHVRSMEQLDTLLDRLNTLAETNTAIVKKTPVKRRLPPMG, via the coding sequence ATGACCGACGATATCGACCAGATCCTGATCGGGGCCTTGATGGAGGATTCGCGGCGCTCGCTCAAGGCGCTGGCGCAGATCAGCGGGCTGTCCTCGCCCAGCGTGGCCGAGCGCTTGCGCCGCCTGGAAGAACGCGGTGTGCTCAAGGGCTACACCGTGGAGATCGACCCGAAGTGCTTCGGTTATCAGTTACAGGCGATTGTCCGGGTACGGCCATTGCCGGGGCAATTGCAGGAAGTCGAGCGGCAGATCCTGTCGATTCCCGAATTCACCGAATGCGACAAGGTTACTGGCGAGGATTGTTTTATCGCTCGTCTGCATGTGCGTTCGATGGAGCAGCTCGATACCCTGCTCGATCGGCTGAATACCCTGGCGGAAACCAATACCGCGATCGTCAAGAAGACCCCGGTGAAACGTCGATTGCCGCCGATGGGATAA